The Numida meleagris isolate 19003 breed g44 Domestic line chromosome 27, NumMel1.0, whole genome shotgun sequence sequence GCAGTGTCGGGTTTGGGTGAGGACGTGGCTGTGGTGTCAGCGCTGGGtctggagcagggcaggacaCCCAGTGTCAGCACACCCCGATGGCAGCACGCCTCGATGACAAGATGTGGGGCCACGGACCCACTCCCTCACTGtccccagccccgctgctgctcagagcaatgTCTCTGCTCCTAGCCAAAGCCAGCACTGCCCTGGACTTGACCCCAGCGTGGTGACAAGGGCACAGAGGGCACCTTGCCCCTGCAGCGCTGGCCTGGAGGCTGCGGTGGGTGCGGTGCTGGGGATAGGGCCCTGCCCTGGCCAGGCACAACTCCCTCCGAACCCACCAGCAGGatgaattgattttattttctgtttccatggCAACTGCCTCCTTCCCATCCCCCTCTGGCATtctggcagccctgctcctgcgCCCTCCCACAGCACCCACCTTCCCtgaggacacagggacatggccGTCACCCAGCCCTGTCCCCTTCCCCCCAGAGACTCCCAGCAGTGGCActgccaccagctctgcaggacCCAAACCTGCACCTCTGTCCCAGTGCAGCGTGAATGGGGGATTTGGGTACATGGTGACAGAGTACACACACGTGTCCCCTCCAGCACGGGCACAATGGACATTAACGCAGCCTCAGCTCCCCTCTGGCACCAGCAGCAATTAGCACAGTGCTGGATAAGGTGCTGCTTTATTAGCCCCGGTGGTAATcgccctcccagccctgcccaagcactgagcagcacctcCTGCGTGCAGAGCCAGGCTCATTAACAGCATGCATCCTCCCCTGGCACCTGCTCATGGTGATGTGTACCCCCTGGCCCCAGAGGCACTGTGGTGGCCCAGCCACCATCCTCATGGCACTGCAGGTCCTCCAGGTGCCCGGCACCCTCTGCTCCACCCATGGGTGCTTGCTCTGCTGGGAGTTCTGCAGCCATCTACAACAAGGTCACTGGGATGACGTCCTTCATTCTGCCTCCTCCTGGTGCAACATTTTCTCGCTGCCTTGCACTGCTCCTTCCCAGTGTGGAGATGCCATTGCTCTGCTATGGAGCATCAGTTCCCATCCCAGTGCCGGCAGCGTGCCAAATCCTGCCTGGACCCCCCAGGGCGGGCGCGCAGAGCCCCTCCGCGTGGGGATGGAGACAGAGCTGCATCCCATGGAGCTCCCTGAGAacaggcagagccctgtgccGGGCAGCGGCCGCGGTGCTGAATGGGCTGTGCTGCATTCACCGGTAATCCCCAGTGTTTACACGGAAGTGGAAATCAATCACTGCAAGTAATTAACTGCAAAGGGCACAACACCCGCTTCTTCTTTGGAAGCAGCTCCTGTGCCAGCCGGGGTTGCTCAGCAAAACTCGCACGCCAGCACCCAGCGCACAAAAGGCCCCGGCAGCGCTTCCTGCACTCTGGCACGAGCTGCCCGTGCTGCTCTTGGGGGGCTCCCAGTagtggggctggggctctggctctgtgctgagctgtggccTTTTCTGCGGGGTTTTGGATAAAGGCAGCTCGGAGTGCAGgctggatggcagcagggagcattCAGCGCTGCGGCCAGGAGTGAAGCATCCCGTGGCATTCCTCGAGAGTGAGGGAGATGAAGAGGATGAAGAGCCTCGGGAATGCGGGGTGCTGAGCAGAAAagggtgggctggggctgggacaAGGGGAGGAAATGCCAGCTAGGGGCGCCCCAGGtcagtggggctgcagcagtgcagagaaagCTCGAGCTGCCCCGCTCGGAGCTGGGACGCTGCTGGGAGAGGCAGGTGGGAGGAAGCGTGGGTCGCGGCGGCAGAAATAGCAGCCCGGTCCCCCGACGTGCGATTAACCGAGTGACATTTAAGGCTCCTGTGTTTTTGACCCAATTTCTCAGGCGAAACtcggggagggaggaggaggaaggtgcgGCATGCGTCATGCGTGCACGTGTGCGCTGGCGTGTGCCACCGTGTGCACGTGTGTGCTAGCATGTGTCCTCACCGCCACGTGTGCGCGTGCACACATGTGCCAGCATGCACACGTGTGTGCACAGCGCTGGGGGGACCGAGGCAGGAGCACAAAGCCCCCGGggcctgcacagagctgtgctgtgagggGGAGGTGAAGGCTTTGCAGCACTGggtttatttttgctgctgcctgagcGCAGGCAGCCTCAGCGCGGTCACCGTGACTCATGCAGGCAGACAAACACTCAGAGATGCTCCAGAGGGCTGCAGACCACCGCAGCAGCGGTGGTGGCTTTTGTCACCTCCCCCAGTAAAGCAGGGCTGGTGGGGGACACAGgacacagcagggctggagctggcagcatCACCGAGCAGCCACAAAGACACGGGGCCGTGGGCAAGCGCAGCAGTACCATGTGCCTGGGAGGGAGCGTTCTGAACAGCTGCCATGCGTGTGCTGAGGGCTATTGCTCcccccacagctgctgggggCACGGAGACTCGGGGtgtgcagctcagcacccagcagggatgggtgctgcaggagggctggggtCACCCGCTGCTCCCTGCATTGGTGCAGAGGTGCTGGGGGGCACGCAGGGATTTTGGAGTGTGCAGGGATGCTGGGGTGTTTGAACATAGGATGGTCCACTGAAAGGATGCTGGAGCACACAGGGATGCTGGAAGACGCGGGGATGCTGGGCTGTGCACGCatgctgggctgtgcagggctgcaggagcacgcAGAGATGCCCGTGTGCAGGGATGCTCCGGCGTGCAAGGATTCCTGCGCACACCGCACTCCCTCACTGCAGTGCCTCCCGGCCGCTATTTCCAGCCGCGCTCCACCAGTGCCACCTACAGAGCGGGACCAGGAGGGCACCGGGCCGGGGACAGCCCCGCTGGGGGGGTCCTCAGAGCCCGGAGCTCAGAGCCCGTGCGGGGATCGGGAGGGGGTTACTGGGGTGGGGGCGAATCCTTCGCAGGGCCAGCGCAGGGCTACCGCCCCCCACCGCCGCTCCCCAACACCACCccgggcggtgcggggctgGTGGGGGGCGGTGCGGGACGGGCGGGGGCGGAGCGGAGCTGGGCGGGACGGGTCCGGCCCCGCGGAAGGGGCGGTGTCGTTTCCTGCACGGGGGTGGCACGGGGTGAGTGTGGGGTCGGGGGCAGCTGGGGTATTCCTGTTTCTCGGGGTTCCTTAAAGCTGCTCGGATGCCCGCGGGGTTCCCCGCTGCTGCTCAGGGGTCCCCGTTGCCGTCCAGGTCCGTCGCACGCAGCGATGCCCGCGGAGCCCTTGGTGTGCGCTGACACGGCCACGCGGTGAGTCCGGGTCCCGAGCGGGAGGGGTTGGGTTGGGGGGGGACCGGGGCCACCTCCCGCTGCCGCTGAGCCCGGCGCGGTGCCGGTGTCCCCGCAGGGTGAGCTCGGTGCTGAACCGCGACGTGAAGCAGTTCGGGAAGAAGCACATGTTCGACGCCAACGAGGAGACGTGCTGGAACTCGGACCAGGTGGGGGCACGAGGNNNNNNNNNNNNNNNNNNNNNNNNNNNNNNNNNNNNNNNNNNNNNNNNNNNNNNNNNNNNNNNNNNNNNNNNNNNNNNNNNNNNNNNNNNNNNNNNNNNNCGGCCCTCTGTTCCCCCCCCGTAACGCAGCCCCGGTGCCATCCCTACCTCCAGGGCGCGTGCCAGTGGGTCACCCTGGATTTCCCCCGCACCGTCAGAGTCTCACAGCTCCACATCCAGTTCCAGGGGGGGTTCTCCAGCCGGCTGTGCACGCTGGAAGGTGAGGGGCTGCGGGGGGCGCGGGTGCCTTGCCTCCCTTTGTGCACACCTGAGGGTTTTTGGGGGCTgagcctgctgcagcccccagagccccccagcACCTCCGCATGGCTGCCTCCGCCCTTACCCTTCACAGGCTGCAGAACGGGTGAAGAACTGGCGAAAATATCTGACCTGTACCCCGAGGACAACAATGCCATGCAGATATCCTTTGCCACGCTGCAGGCTGGCGGAGCTGCCTTGTAGGTGACAGTTGTGCAGGTGCCTGGTGGCACTTTGCTCCTGGCaactcagcagagctgcagcagatcTGGACACCCCCACCCCTGCAGATCTCCCATGTGTGGAGGTGTTCCCCTgcctggtttgtttttccttcacgGGCCCCACACAGATTCCAGGTGGAGGAGACAGCGCTGGATAAGTTGAAGATCACCTTTGAGAACAGCACCGACTTCTTTGGACGCATCGTGGTGTACCACCTCCAGGTGCTGGGGGAGAGGCTGTAGGGCAGCAGTTGCTCACCCATCGCATGCATTCCCCTGCAGGGGAGCTGCTCATGTGGGGGAATGGGACAGCAAACCCCCACCAGCAGTGATGTGCTGCCCCCAGCTGCATCCCAAAGCGCTGATGGAGCGGGGACCCCCACCCCATGGGatggcagagcaggagggacGCTCGTGCAGAGTGCTACGTGCTGGAATTGTGAGCCacctttgctgtcttttttgGTGGGATGCAGCCTATGCAGATGGCTGAATAAATGATGGTGtcccccagctccttcccagctgctctttGGGCAAGTGACAGCCCAGGACTGAGCCCCTCGGTGTGTGCCCTGGACTCAGTGCTGTCAGAATGATGGTGTGTGGCTTGGGCATGGGCGAGGAGGAGAAGCTGCCCCCTCCCTGTGCTTTGATGCTGGCTGTCTCTTGCCTTTGTTAGCCACCCCTGAACCTGGCTGGTTATAGTGCTGCATGTAGGGAGGTCTTGGCAAGCTTATGGGTGTAAGAGCGAGCCATGCTCTTCAAAGAGACAGCTCTGGAGAGAAATTGGGGGCAACAGGAGGGTGCTAGCTTTGAAGAGGTTGATTGGCCCAGTTCCCCTtggcagctggtgctgggatCGGAGGGCTGGCTGCTGTGACAGGCCAGGGGGATGCAACTGGGGCAGCAAACAGGGCTCCAAATGGCTGCTGTAGagtttatttccaaaaatgcaATACCTGAATGCACGCACAAAGCAGCTGAGCCTGgacagagcagaaatgcagctgtccTGAGGAATGAGTGTCCCTAGGTGCAAGGCATTGAGGCCGTGCCACCTTCCAGGAGTGGCAGAAATCTGCTGCAGTTCACAACTTCCTCCACATGCTCCTTGCTAGAAGCATCGTGCTGCTGCCTGTTTTGGGACCGCTGGGTCAGACCACGTTGGTCCCTGAGGAGAGCCCTGGGTCGGCCCAGAGAAGTGCcggtgctgcagcagtgcagcgTGAGCCACTGTGTCACTCCAGCCCCTTGTTCTGAAACAGCTTGAGGATGTGATTTTCAATAACCTGTTGGACTaatgaagggaagaaagagaaatgaaacccAGAGAAGCCAGGGCTGTTAGATGCCAGTGTCTCTGCGGGCAGGACCTGGTCTCTGTCtagtttctgttttctagtgGGAAGCTGGAAAACACCAATctcccctgctgccagcacagctctggttTGGAGGGGGAACAAGAGAATAGGAcccattttgatttttctggcTCAGTTTCTCTGTACggcagagagctgtggtggaaggtcaaaaaaaaaaaaaccccaggcagggcagggctgggatcTGGGAATTGCCTGGAGACTTTTCAGGGAGGGAAGATGGGGCTCTGTGCCAGGCATGGAGGGGACACTTGCCTTTCTTGTGTCCCAGAGCCACAGCCAGATCCATCGGGGTGTAGCCAGAATCTGCTTCTGTCGTCAAGTCAGCACCACGAGCTGCAAGCAGGCAGTGGAAATCAGGGCACAGCACTCTCACAGTATCCCCTCCAGAGCTGGCACAGGGTGAGGAGACCCCCAGAAAGTGCCCATCCTGGCTGGGCAATGCCCTGTGACACCCCCAGGCTGCTCAGTCTCTCCCCCCCAGGCATGTCACACTCTGTCCCCAAGGTGGTTACCAACGAGCAGTGATTTCAAGGCCAAGGACTAAGTGTAGATCTTCCCCGTTACCTAGTAGGGCCTCGACACACTTGACGTGATTGCCACGCACGGCGTAGAGCAGAGGAGTACCACCATTctgcagggaaagggaaggggctGTGTCATTGCTGGCCTCGCATGGGGCTGCGCtcacacagctcctgctcctcctggagcGGTCAGGCCCTGCTCCTTTTTGccctctcccagctccaggctggGTGTTTTGTTGCGGAGTGGCTCCGCTCAGGTTTTATTCTCTGTATACGATAGAAATCAAGGCTGTCTTTGAAATGATTGTGCGTGCAGTTTCCCAGCGGCTCATAACATCACCAGTGTGAGCAACTGAGGaaaccatttaaaattattatccAGATTAATTTCTCAAAACAACTGCACGAGCAAATAAATGAGCGCTGCGAGCCTGGGGAGCAGCGAGGAGACGCACGTGGCTGCTAACAGCATAGAGCAATGTGAACTTGCTGTTCCTTTTGTAAAATGAGCTTCACCAAGCCCCACCTGGGTCTTGGTTAGCACTGGCATGGTTCCCACAGCAGCCTGCACTCGGCAGCACTCACCCAGTCGTAGATGTTGATGTCCACgttcctctccagcagcatgATGACGATGTCGGTGTAGCCACCCATGCTGGCCAGGGACAGGGCGCTCTCCCGCTCCTTCGCCAGCGCGTGGGGGTCAGCGCCCTGGGGGCAGCAGAGATGTCAGTCCCAGTGGGTGAAGGCTCCTGCTTAGAATTAGGGCACTTGGCAGAGCCTTGCTGGGTACCCCAGCGTGGCTGGTCGTGGAGCCACATCCCAGTGGCTTCATGGAGAAGAGACTGCTCCCACGGTTCCAGTGACCTCTCCTTAGCAAAGTCCTTACCAGGCGTGTTTTAATCAATAAGCGTCTCAGCTGAGGAATTAAAAGCCCTTCTCCAATGTCATTAAACTAAGCCTGatgaaactcgatgatctttgaagtccttttcaacccaggccattctatgattctgtgatggttCCTGTTACTCATCCTCTTTTCGCATCACTAATACTGGCCCAGTCTAGAGGTGCCAGGACAATACACACCCTCTCTTTTGTTGCTGATTTACCTAGAAACCTCCCCTGTGCTCCGTGCTCTGCTAGCCATGGATTTCAGTATATCCTTTAGCAACGTGTCACCTCATtaattttgtgttctgtttgtCTCTCTGGTAATGATCTGCAGTTTTGCTGCTAACGGAACCAACATCTGGCCAGTGCTTACGTGGCACAAGCACTTGCAGACACGTGGATGTGGGACTGAGCTTTGGGGAGCAGCCTGATTCAAGGCACAGGAAGATCTGGTTCCTGCTCACCTCCACACAGCCCCGGGCTGCAAGCCTGGCTCTTGAGGACAATGCAGCAATGAGTTCATTAACTGCAATGATACCTCCGTGAGTGCATTTACTGTCAGATTACAGGGCCCAAGTGACAAGTCTGATCTCAAATTACCAATAAGCAGATATTTAATTACAAACAGTTATTGCTAGCTGTGAGATAAGGCTCTCTGTGCTCCTGATTTAGCCCAATGAGAAGCATCCAGCAGTGTCCGGCCCATTAGCCCTGAAAATGTGTCCTGTTTGATGCCTTGGGAAGGGCTGGCTGAGGCAGCATCAGGGTAGTGCAGGACATTTTGGCAGccacaggggttggaactgagaAGTCTCTTGTTAATGAGGTGCTATGTAAGTGTGGCCTTACCCATTCCAGCAGGTGACGGACTGTTTCGATCTCTCCAAAGGCTGCAGCCCAGATCAGTGGTGTGAAGCCTCTCTCATCAGGTTTATTTACCAAGTTCTCACCTGCACAAAAACAGATGAGACAAATAGGATGCTCAAAACCTCCTCTGGTCCCTGTCCCCTAAGTaaacccagcaaagagtgtaaAACTAAGCCAAGGATTTGTCAAAAGGTGCTCTATGAACTGGCAGGACTCTGTGTGATCTGAGGCGGGAACCCAAAGGAAGATGCATACCTTTCTGAAGATGCTTCTTCAGCTGGCTGAGCTCACCTTGGGCAGCTAGCTGGTGGATGGACAGTGCTGGGGGACAGAGAGAATTCAACTGTCAGAACAAAGTGTTTCCAGCTCAGCACCCACCATCTGCAGGGTAGTCCCTGCAAGTGCCAACTGAACAGCCCCCACCTGAGCTTCCCAAACCCCAGTGGGTAATTAACACCCTCCTGCTGGTCAGCAGTGGATGCTTCATACAGTatggcagcagcagatggagggAGGTTCCAGTTCCACTGCTCCCTCCACACCCCACATGCATGTGCAGTCTGAGGTGCACAGCTCAATCTGCCCAGCTCTACTTACTGTCCAGTGTGGCTGGGAGGGCTGAGATCTCATTGCCTCGCTGCCTGTTTGTCAGTGTGTTCGAGTGCTTCAGGgggaagcctgttccagagagaggagagagtCAGGGCACATCTCTGTGCACAGGGAGGAATAAGACTAACTTGAGGCCAAAAGCCTCATAAAAGCTCATGTAAACCTTATGTGACTTATCTGAAGCTattccctcctgctcctgcaaaaaaagaattattgcCTTGCAAGTGAAAAGCCTGGAGACCAAGATTTGACCAGTGTGCAGGAACAACAGCTGAGCAGAGAAGATAAAACAGCCTGAACAGCTGCCCAAGGAGGGGCGCGGTCCATCTGGGGCACCGCAGGAGACAGGGATCTTACATTAATGGCATAATTGCACACGATATATTGCAGAGGACAGCCTGGGG is a genomic window containing:
- the NR2C2AP gene encoding nuclear receptor 2C2-associated protein isoform X1 — encoded protein: MPAEPLVCADTATRVSSVLNRDVKQFGKKHMFDANEETCWNSDQGACQWVTLDFPRTVRVSQLHIQFQGGFSSRLCTLEGCRTGEELAKISDLYPEDNNAMQISFATLQAGGAALFQVEETALDKLKITFENSTDFFGRIVVYHLQVLGERL
- the NR2C2AP gene encoding nuclear receptor 2C2-associated protein isoform X2, with the translated sequence MPAEPLVCADTATRVSSVLNRDVKQFGKKHMFDANEETCWNSDQGACQWVTLDFPRTVRVSQLHIQFQGGFSSRLCTLEGCRTGEELAKISDLYPEDNNAMQRFQVEETALDKLKITFENSTDFFGRIVVYHLQVLGERL
- the RFXANK gene encoding DNA-binding protein RFXANK, whose product is MEGEEEAPVNDGDNRELLKEEDENGAEGAAASEEPAGTRDTGDGGASPGLLQPDRGVQCSGYVEGGTNALLKPSAASTDRQRTSELSTLDSFPLKHSNTLTNRQRGNEISALPATLDTLSIHQLAAQGELSQLKKHLQKGENLVNKPDERGFTPLIWAAAFGEIETVRHLLEWGADPHALAKERESALSLASMGGYTDIVIMLLERNVDINIYDWNGGTPLLYAVRGNHVKCVEALLARGADLTTEADSGYTPMDLAVALGHKKVQQVIENHILKLFQNKGLE